The genomic region GTGTTTCAAATGTTACAATGGAATCTTCCTCTTTTTTGTTTTGGATCTAGTGACATTAGTCTGAAAACAAATTGCTGAAATTGTAGTCTTTGCTGTAAAGAAGAGTCTATTGTCGGGGTCAATTACAGGGTCGAATCGTGATGTGCTGTATTCATAAACGAATTATTATTCCGAGATTCTACACTAATCAACATCGTAAATGGACATTCAGACGTAACTACTAATCCGaggataaaatttaattttatggagaaaTTATATAATTCAAGCTAAACTCAACGGATTATTAGATTGTTTCTCTTTAAATTGTTTTCCTACACCGAGGAAATTAGCGCGTTTGAAGTAATATGTAGAAgaaaattacagaattttaGAAATGATCAAGAGAATGTTCTCCTATTTTTTAacgaacaaattaattttaaggaTATTCACAGAATATCCTTAAGAAATAATAAACCTGAAGCcaattgttgaataaaaataaagacaaCAGAATATAttaatcgatttttccattctacTATGCGGTGCATTCTCAGGTGAAAGTAAAACATCACTTGATTATACTTCCCCATTCGTGAAACGCTGGAAATCGAATGCGACCGAGCGTGGAATCGTGTGATTAATTGCACGGGGGTTATTGGAGACCACAAATCCTCATAAGTGCATCGAAACTCACGTCAATCTAACCTGAGAAATTCTAATCCCCCGAGTTTCTCTAGTCTACAACATCCGGCAGCTCCTCGCAACTTTACGATGTCAGAAAAGATATGCAGATCTCTCCCAACGAATCgtcttaaaaaataaaaaatgaaaattttcgaaattcttGACCTACACAGAcacaaatcaatgaaaaaaaattaaaagtcaatttttaaaattttttggatataaaaaatacgtaataaaaaatcgtgagCTCGGAAACGTTCATGAATTCATGATCAAACTCAtgaactaataaaaaaaagtgtggAACAAATGTCTTTGAAATTTCTcgcaaaaattgaatatatatatatatttgtcaCAGGAGCCCCAAGAACCTAAAGAGAGCCTCCAGAGCCTGTCAGCTGCATCCGAAAAGAAGCTCCTGGTATCGCCCaaagaagataaaaaaatccagaaagaTGACAGCGATACCACAAAGTCGGACAACGAAAGTGGCGATGAGAATGAGAACGACGATGATTACGAGGATCCCGAGTTCCCCCCAGTTCACATTAAACTGCCACTTCAGCTCGACCTCGATGACCTGGCTGGTGTAAGCAATATTCATTAACAATAGAGAAAATCATGGGATTTACGAGTGAAAGCgaagaattattaatttgtatATTTCCTTTCAGACGATCATGCAACAGGCGAAGAGTCTCGTCTCGTGTGTCGTTGAGCGTCGCAGGTCTGAGGAGCTCACCGACGGAGACAACCATCTTGAGAACAACATCAATGATCCTAAGAGACTCCAGAGGCTCCATGGAGAGAGAGTTGTCATTCTGTGCGAGTCTGGAGATCCCCGCCGTCAagagtaaataattaattttcggaAGAGAGACGTGTAAGGgagaagagaaaattatttaaagaaaGATGCTGAtgatgttgagaaaaaaaaattctccccttATTCGTCCCAATCAGATCAATATGGAATAGATTAACTCAGTTAATTACTCATTCGTTCATCTTACAGACAAGAGCAAGATCTCTTGACCCCGATCATCGTACCCCTGGGCCCAATTCCAATGCCAATGCAGCAGCAGGATCAGGATTACCACCGTTATCAGGTGCCCAATCAATTTCCAATGCCTGAGAATCAACGCTCGCCATTCAATTTCAGAGGAATTAAACCAGTGGGAATATTCCCACCGGAGTTCAAGAATGTACCACAGATGATGGACATGGGGCCACCCCGAGTGCAACCACGCCCGGTAATTCATTCTCATTCATAATAACATACATAATAAAAGCTCACATCGTattcaatcgaaaaaaattgatgtgtAATGAATTGTAGAGATATTCCTCCATTGAATGATTGCGTacctttttttctattttcgacGCAAAGAAAAAGGAATTTGAATAGTGGGAAAAACTTTGAGAATTAATGACAATCATTTCTTCTTCTGATTGTGCTGTCACGCAATGTGTCTTGAGGATATTATGGCGGGGTTCGTtggagcaaaaaattatatgaaattttcaaaagccAATTtaactcgtttaaaaattgggaaaaacaaaaatcatctATAATTTCTTTTCTCGAAATGTCTGCCGAAGAGTCGACTTTAAACATTTTGTACTTGTACAACCACACGTCAATATCGACTATAAAAAAGTACTTCAATTTTCTCAGCAAATGGATATTCGCCCAGTACCAATCGAGCTTCGTCCAGTTCCCATCGAGATGATCCACGGAATGAGGCCACCAAGTGACCAAGAGCACCAGCAACACGTATTCCCCCAGGAACAAAATACTTCCCCTCAAGAACCCCAGCCACACGGTATGGTCCCACCACCTCCACCCGCACCGCCAACCTCCCAAGAGCTGCCCCAGGAACGTAGGATGACTCCACAGGTTATCATTCGTCAGCTAATTGAGCAGAGGCCACAGTCCCAGGAGAGTCAGGAGAGACCCGTCATGCCATTCCAAGGAATTCCACTTGAGataagaaaaatcattcagCAAGTACCTCTGGAAATTAAAAACATCATTCAACATATTACTGGGGAAGTCCGACCCGTGCCAGTACCTGAGGGAGCTAGACGAGAAGTAATTTCACATTCACATGAATTTTCTCACAGAAAAGAAAGgaagaaatttcattattttcacatcTCCAATAGCTTGGATTCCAAAAAGttcgaaataattaaataaagaattttttttctctctcaaattaaacaaaattatccTCAGATAATAATAGCGAAGTTACCCGtagagaaaaatcaaattatagTTTTAACACTTCATTACACATTAACTATTTACCCTTCCAGGCAGTTCAAGAATTCAAGCCGTTCCCCGAAGGCTCGCGCCCCATGACCCTGGACTCTCTCCTCCCGATTGAAGTGAGAAATCTCCTGGAGCACGACAACATCGAGGGACGCCGTCAGGAAGAATCTGAAGAGCAGCAGGAGCAAGCGAAACCCTTCCCAGGACCTGAAGACCAAGGGGAAGAGGAGGAGAAGAAATTCTCTGTGCCACCTGATGTAAGGAACTTCATCCACCAGATAGTCGAGGGTCATGCTTTCCCAGTTCCACGATTCTCAATGCCCCTTCGACCTGTTGAATCTTTCGGAGTACCCATGCAGGTCAGTGCACGAGTTGTAGAGGCTACAGGAGGTGAAGACAATAAGGAGCAGCAACAGGAGGAACAACAGCCTCCTCAGCAGCCTCAGGCTCACGCTCTCGTCGAGCAGCACGAGGAGAGTGAAGACAAACGTCCTCACTGTGAGTATTCACtgactaattattttttcaaagtctATTCTTAATCGATAATTACTGATTTTCGATAATTGCGGTAATTTCTGCAGATGTACAACCCCGTTCAGTGCGTTCAATTCCTGACGCCCTGGCCCACCCACGGGACAAGCGAACTCGTCGTTGTGCCTGCGACTGTGCCTGCTAAATTCACTAGCAGACAAAACTTACAACTCCCATCATTTGGGTGCATTCCTTCCACTTTTCCTGACGCATAAcgttaaataaaacaaaataaaaatattaaaattgtacATTCGTGATGAATCATTGAAAGTAATTGGAAGCCTTATTCAACATGTAAATAATGGCTGTTTCGTACCAGATGAGGATACAAAGTGATACTTTTTCTCCATAAGGATTGTTAGCTGTTGATCGTTTGATATTTTATGagagtggtgaaaaaaaatgtgagatgGAGAAAAACGAAAGCGAGTTGCTACTTCATTTTAATTCTCTATTAAACTTGCTTTCTGCAACTTCTTTTACAAAACGCATTCTATCCATTTGTGATTGAACTCGAGATGATTCTCTTCTTGATCGAGGCATTTTATTCTATTCcctaagtttttattttttaaattctcattAACCTCAGCATGACAAAACTCTAATGCTATAATTTGTGATCGAGTGAATCAACCTTTAccacttattattattcaattcatcAGAACCATTATACTGTAATTCTGTATATTGATTAtgtatttctctttctctctgtttttgatgaataaatcgATAGACGCTCCTTGGTTTAGTGAGACAGAATacaaaatgaagaaataaagaattctggaaaaaaaattgttttatgatTTAATCGCATGAATCCCCAATTggtatcatatttttttatgtagaaGAATATTGCGTTTTTTTAGATAGACTTTTCGATAGGTCCGGAGTCGAATTTTTCCCTTAATCATCATGGAAGATACTCCGTAAATCCTGATGCTGGCAGGAGGGATGATGAAGGATTCGACTAGGCTCGAATTTCAAGAGCTATACGGGCTGGAAATTTCGTCGAATATTCGACTACTGATACATTTTCACAGGTCATTTATCAGTATTTTTCACTGCAATTTGCTCTTCGCCATGACGTATATGTTAACTGACAAAAATGACAACAAtctgtttaaaaaatagagcAATAGGGGATATTAGAAAATGATCAAAAAATATGGGTCAAAGGAAAGAAAATCTGCCGCGTcgcgaaagagaaaaaatgtgTTGTGCATATCGTGGGAAATTGGATATATTGTTTTAACTCGAACGAACTTACACAAAGAGATTGTTTATTTAACCGGCGTCCGTGTATCCTTCCTTACTTCCGTTTCATCCCTGGATATCggaattttttgattaaaCTTGATTTTCAGCTCCAGTcaagcaataaaaattcaattgatggTCTTAAATTTATTCTGATGACTCATTCCCGCAGTCACAGTGACAATCAGCTGAGAATTTTTCGGATCATTTCTCCAGTCGGATGTCAGTCCGTAAGATTTGAAATGATCTCGTAGTAGTTGTCTCCTCTTTcagttggaaaaattggattaTTATGGTacccgaaaaaataattcaaaaaagcaaaaattcaattggaaaAACCAATAAATTCCCACGCGTTGATCACTTTCAATAAATTACTGAGTCGATACTTCACGGAAAGACTCCATAACTCTTAGCGACGGGAAGATGAACAGAGAGGAAAGAAGGATTTGTCGAGGATCAGATTACCGGATCAATGCGGCTTAGAAATTTCCTCGAAGATTCAACcactcaataaattttcctccCTTACAAACTCATTTATCTTTATTTCTCAGTGGAGTAGTTTCTCTATCGATACATACACTGTTGGGTAAAATTATAAACGAAGAGAATTATAAAGATCCacttaaaaattacaataataaaTGTGGATTAGAAGATAAGAAAAAACATGAGTAAAACGATAGGCGGTCTGTTGACCCACGAGACCTCAAAAATATGTTGTAGATGTCACTGGGAATTGGATATATTGTTTTAACTTAAGGAAACCTAAACAAAACTCTTAAGGGTGTTTATTTAACCCGGGTCCGTTGATCTTTCCGCACTTCCGTCTCATTCCCGGATGTCAATATTCTTAcggtaaattttaatttatgctTAGAGAAACAAATTTTCGACTAGTAATCTTAtgtttatttgaataaataaatccgtCTTATGATCTCgtagaattatttgaaaaataatttctgtgtTTTCTttggtaataaaaaaagaatagaAAATTGCCTGAGAAGTCTCAACAGTTGTTCAATTATATAAAAGAGAAGTGAAttaagaacatttttttgaggGACATATAAATTAGTACATTCtctattctcattttttcaaattaattaataaataaaacacgTTGAATCTGATTTCCGAAGGCGTCTCGATGTTAAACATCAAACATTCTTACTTTTACTGTTGGGTAAGTTGCATAAGTTAATAATACATTTGTTCATGGCGATTTGGAAGACTTTGGCCAGAATGGTAATTCTGAATTTCGTGATTATTCTGTACCTGCGTGCGGTTGTACTGATTAGGCAGTTGAGAAGTTGAAGAAACTGCGCAACTGCTATTCATGAATACTGGGGGTGGTGATTGAATGGCGAAGGGCCAGGACTGCAAAAAACAATCGGAGAaatagataattaaaaattggttCGCCTTAAAATATTAGGAAGTGTgcagaaattggaaaaaattgaagaaaataaattcagatGATGGAGATGTGCGGAGGATAAGAAAACAATGGTAGTTATTTGCGTTTCGGTTCTTCTCCTCTTTACTGTGTTGTTATTTCGAAGATTTTAATGGAAACGGAAACGACGGAATGGGCAAGCCGTGATAGACCTCACCCGGTCAGACGTAAACACTGAGGATGTCAGAATGATGGGGATGATCTGATCCACCTGGTTTTATTTCTAATATTCCCAACAATTTCAGAATTAACAAGAATctaatttttacatgaaagtcTTCGcacgaattttcattttcaaagaaaCCCTTGTGTAGTCTACGTGCCCGAGAACCTAAATGATATGcactttttcatttcattttctatATTTAAATGCACCATTTTTTAAACTCAATGACTGCGATGCGAACGCAtgttattttaaaataatttcctccGCGAGTTCTCGGACAGTTTGCACATGCAtgcatgaattaatttatgtttatttatATGTTGTACTGAATATTATTCCCGAGCCAAAATTCATTACACAACAAGactgggaaaaattgaatattgaaataattaaatacatcCGGGTCAAATGAAACACTTACCAAAGCCAAAGATAGAGACCTAGTGGAATCCGGAAGTGAATCGTTATCATCCCTTAAAACAGCTCGAAGATGTGCGATGTACGTTGCAGCGAGACGTAGAGTATCCAACTTACTGAGTTTGGTATCAGCAGGAACCCAGGGTAGAGTCGTTTTCAGTCGACAAAAAGCTTTGCTCAGGACTCTCATTCTCGCGCGCTCTCGAGCATTCGCGGCGTTTCTCGGAGCCCTTCCTTCGATTTCGTCCTTACTATATTTCTCTTCAGGATAGTCATCATCATCGAGGGACGTCACCGACACTCGCCTCTTGCGGGGCATTTCCACACACACAATGTTGCTTTCCACTTTTTGAGTATTTTGTGCGCAATTTTTTTGCTCTCCCGGAGGACGAAATAATTCACTTGATTTATTATATTCTGACCTGATCAAAGTTTTATCAAAGAGGGAGTAATGAAGTCGTGGGGTCAATGATCACCCCGCTGTCTTCCAATGATCACACGGAACTAATTACAAAGGCGTTAAGTGGATCCCGAAGAGTTCAAAAGTGATGAGGGAGATGACAGAAAAAAGAGGAAACgacggaaaaaatatttgagaagTGGAGAATTAGTCAGCGGGGCGGGATTTGGGACGTCCTAGGGGCGGGCCGAACATCTTGCTCGTTCTCGAGGAGAATCTCTCAATGGTGGAGTATTTGACGGCATATGCAGCCACCTGGAATATGCTGGTAGATATATCTGGCCTAAAGTTATAGCAAATGCAATGAATTTTCGATCGTTCTATACAGAAAGCTAAATATGAACAATTTGATTTCTTTAATGTAATACTTCGAATTGAATTGTTTAATTCGATTTCGCAATTCATAAACCAACTGTgagttccatatttttaatagATTAGTTCTCTACGTACCGCTAATAACCGATTCACCAAATAATTGTTAGTTACCGCGAAAAAAACCCCTCGAATgcaaattgtatttttctaaaCCCAGGGAATTTATGTGATATCATACCCGAAAAAAATCCGCGAGCGCCGCAAAGCATTTAAAGACTCAATTCCGCTCCTGAGAAGATATGTAATTGCCAAtagattaatttaaaaaattcactcatttATAACGAGCGAAGCGAAACCCTTTTCATTCATTAGCTACTGCAAACAAATTTTCCTTCTTAATAACATCCACTAATAATGTTCCGATAATAAATATCAACAATTAATCCCAAGAACCTACACTAAACAATGCCCAACAGTCAATAATTCAAGAATCTATTTAGCCCAGACTCGAACCCACCGCGATAACTTACCAACCGCCGTGAATTTATGAACACAAGAAAACCAAGAAATTCCGATTTCAATCTCTCAGTTAAgttaaaaaagaaattggaTACGAAATTAAACCGCCCAACGagacaattcaaataaatcgtGACACACAGGTCTCGGTGATTATGAAAATTGCAGTTGCTCTCGATCGTTAAACTAAACGATGATCTCGCTTTAGAGCCCCATAATCCTTCGAGCATGTGTACTTTACCAGCAAAACCAGCATTAAGTGGATCATAAAGCCAGGCCAGTTATAATAGCAAGAATAAATGACAGATAAATACTCATGGAACAGGAGCAATTAGAGTagtcaatgagaaaaaaaaatgaaatttttcatcgtgttTATTACATTCCAGACTGCGATATGTTTTCGATATTTACAAAAAGAGGTATCAATTattctaataatattaattacacCGTACTTTAGTACGAATTTAACTGAGTTGCATTATGTACAGCTCGAGGTACACAAAAAACAATGCTCTCCTTTTTGgaagaataatattttcttcatttctccATTCGTTTTTCAATCGCCTCTCTCATCCTGCCAATGGTACAAATGTCAATGATCAGGATATGACGCATTTTTCAGCGTCTTTTTGCGATTGCGATGTGGCTGCGGTGGGTCCACGTCGTCTGGCACAGGCAACAGCGTCATTGGGCACATAGGATATCCTCACACCACCGTAGGCTCGTCGTGGGGGCAGTGAATAGGCGGCGGCCTCGTCTGAACTACTGGAGGAACTGCAGGTTGAACAGCAACTCTCTTCGTCCTCGTTTCGAGTTCTAGAGCCTACGCTCCCTACAAAAACCATGAATGCATGAATTATTGGATGAAATAGATagcaaagtggtaaaacgataTGAGCCAACTTATTTTTAATGCAGGTTCTTGCTAGATATGGCGAATCCAGAGGTAGAAATACTTTCGTGGGAAAGGTTTTTGCTGACCAGGAGTAGGCAAAAacatttattggaaaaatcttTATCTCTATTGGATTCCAAGTTATTTTCGTTTTATCATAATGCTTCCCACTTAATTGAGAATTGCACTCGAATGAAAAGTAAGTTCACATCGTTTTAGTTGGATTTATAATTGGGTCGTTGCGTggttttttatcgaaaaaactggtggaaaaaaaattgtaaaaagatCACTCttctttgaatgaaaaaaaaagaattcctAGACGAATGAAGACATCATAAGTGAGACATTTTTTAACGATGCAAACCCCCAATTCAATGGAGATATTTTAACGTACCCCAAGATGTACTAGCAACTTCATCAGGCTGTAAACTTCTGGATCTCGGTACTTGAGAACGTGAGGGTGATGGAGGTGTACCAGGAGTTGCAGGCAATGGGGCAGCAGATGCTGAAATTCCGTGGTGATCATCACCCTGAAACCTCACACGTCTCGATGTGGGTGTTGGAGGGTCTATCATGGTTGGATTGCCACAGAGATCTGTTGTGTCCGTTGGCACATCAGTTACGTTTGAGGTTTGAGATGGTAGAGTAGAATGACCAGCTAAATGGACTGGGGGTGGTAACTCTGGCATGCTGGAGGCATGGGTCGGTGGACAGTTGGGGACACATCGGAGGGGCTCTCTATCTCGGGCTTGCATCagtctgcaaaaaaaatttagttgcGATTAAAAATGAACgacataattaattactttatAATAAACACTATCAAGGCCTAGGGTGGGCAAAAAAAATACGGACAATAATAGCAGTCATTTTTACGGAAAGAGCCAATGTTTCAATGGATTTCTGgacttttaaaaattacgacaGCATTTTAGAGCTTTAGTATTTTGTACTTTACCTTCCAAACTCGGTAGGGGCTTCTTCGGGGTGGGGAGTGCGCTCCTGCAGCAACCTCTCGAGATTTCTTTCAAGTATAACGCGGTCTAGACCACCAGGTCGTGACCCGGCTGATGGGAGACCCTCACTCCCGAAATCTCCAACGTTCACTTGAGTCGGAGTTGTTGCCAGAGAAACTGAAGCTTGATAGTGCTTCCGTGTCAGTCTTGGAGAGTTCCTCGCCGATCCTGGCGCGTGGAGAGTATGATGCCTCGTggtgggtgggggtggggggctCGACGAGCCTTCGCTTGTCGGCGGAGCCTTCCGCGCTTGTCTAATGATGCATATAATAGATTATAAAACAAGTTGGCTcgttcagaattttttaaaatttttttctgatctccatttccagaaaaaaaaaattgaattattgccTAGCAGTGATTGAGTCATCcattattattgattataaAGATTAAATGCTCAGGTGAGTGTGTTATTAACGCGTACAAGCCAGAATTAAACAAGACTAATTGTAGTGCAGGACGATCGCTAATCCAATGGGTGTTCGTAAAAACAGTACTCCGAAATCAAAAAATCTTGTAAGGAGTGTAAAAGCTTGACGGTACTTAATGAAATTGTACCTAAAGGACGGTATAAACcagttattgaaaaaatacgcTCTCAAGCGTTCATAATGTCCTCTGAATTCCGAATTAAGACAAcaaaaaaacgagaaagaGCGACATGAAGAACCGCAACATCTACAATTATTTTAAGATTCTCCTGGAAACCTTTGTTGATTCTTCCTTCATCTCCTCCTACCCATTTCCTCATTCCCTCCCCCTAATTACCCATCATCCCATTTTTCCTTTCCCCGTCACGTTTCAATAGCGTGTTCCAAACCCGTGACGAACTTTAATCCCTGCCAAGAACTCCTAAGGAAGTCCGGTCAATTTACCTCGGAAAGGCGGGAGGCGGTGGTGGAGGTCCAGCGGACGAGTCACTGGGTGTTGTGGGCGGTTCACCTTTGCTGCAGGCGATGCTGCAATATATAGCTCCTCTTCGTGGCAAGAAAGGCCTCCCCAATAACGATGTACGGCAGGTGGCACAGGCGAAGCAAGCCTCAGTAGCGTGCCAGTGCTGACCCTCGTGAGACATCTGACCCTGATCAACGCCAATGGGTTCACCGCAGCTGTCACAGTACTCGGCGAATGAGGCGTCGAAACAGTGGAGACAGTAGGGACGACCCTCACGCATCACATACCTTTGACCGCCGAGCTGATCGAAGACAAAATGATTGATG from Diachasmimorpha longicaudata isolate KC_UGA_2023 chromosome 1, iyDiaLong2, whole genome shotgun sequence harbors:
- the LOC135169154 gene encoding titin; amino-acid sequence: MEKDQLDSLATVAVGSEKIPPPPHSHYAPSEVYSSSESPPAYSRPVMKSTAVQIARITAVTLIAMSLIIGSFILAAAFLEARASCTPESIAAMQAQLNIQQGESFRIGQPEALIQEPQEPKESLQSLSAASEKKLLVSPKEDKKIQKDDSDTTKSDNESGDENENDDDYEDPEFPPVHIKLPLQLDLDDLAGTIMQQAKSLVSCVVERRRSEELTDGDNHLENNINDPKRLQRLHGERVVILCESGDPRRQEQEQDLLTPIIVPLGPIPMPMQQQDQDYHRYQVPNQFPMPENQRSPFNFRGIKPVGIFPPEFKNVPQMMDMGPPRVQPRPQMDIRPVPIELRPVPIEMIHGMRPPSDQEHQQHVFPQEQNTSPQEPQPHGMVPPPPPAPPTSQELPQERRMTPQVIIRQLIEQRPQSQESQERPVMPFQGIPLEIRKIIQQVPLEIKNIIQHITGEVRPVPVPEGARREAVQEFKPFPEGSRPMTLDSLLPIEVRNLLEHDNIEGRRQEESEEQQEQAKPFPGPEDQGEEEEKKFSVPPDVRNFIHQIVEGHAFPVPRFSMPLRPVESFGVPMQVSARVVEATGGEDNKEQQQEEQQPPQQPQAHALVEQHEESEDKRPHYVQPRSVRSIPDALAHPRDKRTRRCACDCAC
- the LOC135168056 gene encoding protein espinas-like isoform X2, which produces MLAAGQSPASPVGLVPATIQGAPCTQCRELCSTGYVPHFWRKVCRSCRCPREDHHRPSIEAASGLGLSPASPMAMAMAFQGPSAPGAGGQHQEAFKSPVQPPQLQEPLVHHQRLSQSDDDSGCALEEYTWVPPGLRPDQVHLYFSSLPEDKIPYVGSAGERERVKQLLQQLPPHDNEARYCSGLAEEEKRELRVFAAQRKREALGRGHASQLERPHGSGCRECGRPIAAGEMAVGASRAGPTALWHPACFVCCVCRQLLVDLIYFWREGRLYCGRHHAETLKPRCCACDEIILADECTEAEGRAWHMRHFACLECDRQLGGQRYVMREGRPYCLHCFDASFAEYCDSCGEPIGVDQGQMSHEGQHWHATEACFACATCRTSLLGRPFLPRRGAIYCSIACSKGEPPTTPSDSSAGPPPPPPAFPRQARKAPPTSEGSSSPPPPPTTRHHTLHAPGSARNSPRLTRKHYQASVSLATTPTQVNVGDFGSEGLPSAGSRPGGLDRVILERNLERLLQERTPHPEEAPTEFGRLMQARDREPLRCVPNCPPTHASSMPELPPPVHLAGHSTLPSQTSNVTDVPTDTTDLCGNPTMIDPPTPTSRRVRFQGDDHHGISASAAPLPATPGTPPSPSRSQVPRSRSLQPDEVASTSWGSVGSRTRNEDEESCCSTCSSSSSSDEAAAYSLPPRRAYGGVRISYVPNDAVACARRRGPTAATSQSQKDAEKCVIS